tttaaaaatagaacatAAGAAACAGTATACTAAATTCAGTGTTAGAATTCATTGAGTACTGCAACTCCTTTAACCCATATAGCCATAATCAACAAGTTGGCCTTTTCTTTACTGATAGAATCAATTAAAATGTGTGCTGATTAACTAAAAAGTTCAGAAGAGAGATTAGAATTTGTTGGCTGCAGTTAATGTAGCATAAATGAGACAGAGTGAAATGAACCACGATAAACAATTCAGCACCACGTCCAACATTGTAAAGGAGTACACATAATGGTAAAATaccaaagaatgaaaaatatttatacttttaGATGTCATCCagcaagaacaaaatatatcAGCAGTCTAGGCACAGTCAATCATCAAGATCAGAAGGACATGAACAAATCATGCATGTGAACTAACAAAGGCAGGTAAAATACCTTTCGAAAATATTCAAGGGCTTCTGAGCTGTGTTTGCAAAGCTCTGTACACAGTTGAACTCCTGTTATCATAACCCCATGGTGCTTTTCTTTCAGTAAGGAGGCGGCAGggttaacaaaattttctGCAAGGTCTGGTACTTTCCTTATAATCCTAATTGAACACAATGCTGCCTGCACTCACCATCGGGTGCTCTCAAATTATAAGAATAGAACAGATTAACAGCAACAATAGAACATTTCTGGTATTTGAGAAAAtcccaaaaatataaaaataataattaaaaagaacatTTTGCTTAGTTAACTTTATGAATGACAACAGAAGCAGTGGCATTAATAGAAGAAAACCATATAACAAGTTCAAAATATTACAACCAAACCAAGTCTATTTCATAAATATGGAAGACAtgtttttctaaaagaaattattctaataaataagaaaaaagtcaCCAAACATGAATTACTAgaacaaaataacatttatcCTCAAACAGTGAAAGTGGAGCTTTATACCATTCACCCTACTTGTAAAtcagaaataatttttaattaaaacattgcAGATTACAACTTGCAACACTCACTTTCTTCCTAATGTTTGGATCTCGGAATTGTAACAATCTTTCAACTTCTGGTGCAAGATCACGAGCCATTTCAGCTGAACAAATATTTCCTAAAGCACAAAGAGCAAGTCCTACGATATACTGGTTTGAGTGGTTGAGATCTCTGAGAGCAATTAAGGTAAATACAAAAGCTTAAAATCTGGCTTCTTAAATGTCTATACAGATAAATAATCAAGATTTAAGGTTAATAAtgtgaaaatgatgaaaaatggATACTGTTTTAATGAGTTTGTGACCAACATCAGCACTTCTTGTCTTTCATCTAGAAGTAACATGAGACCAAGATACCCAATTCTCTTTTCTGGAAAACCAGCAGATGCAATCAACTTCAAGCATTCCATTTGACCAAAATGCGTGGGATAACCAAGCATATGAATGAACATGAGCTTCGCGAGGTTTCGATGCCTATAGTCATGATCATTCTCATCGATGGAAGCTCGAATAGCAGCACACTCTTTTCGAATTACTGCACGCTCCTCAGCTGCAGTTTTGCAAGCACGAATGGCCCGAATCATGTCCCTGTATTAAAGCATCAAGTTATGATCATATGATAAAGATAGTCTTTGAGTAAAGATGATTACAAAAGATAGCAATGCATCAGATATCTCAACAATTTACTTCATCtgctaatttttttgttttttataagaaactaaACTCTGCTTCATCTACTAATTACAGGCCAGTGGGTGAAGCTCAATGTAAAGATATGAAGAAAccggaagaaaaaagaaagatttataattaagaaatcaAAGTATCACTATCTGCATAGTGAACAGTAAGAGCACAGTTAAAATCTTAGGGTGCAAAACATTAAGACGCACaaaagtttcttttatttgacaGATATTTCAGAATTTATTGCTAGACTAGAAGCTTAAGAGGCTGCTAATCCACAAAAATTCTCACAAATTTCACGCATCAAGCAAACTCTTCATCCCTTCCCAAGACTTGGATCAGAAGAAAGCCTCGTTGCTTTCTTATATGAAAGAATTATCGTTGCTAATTGTGCGTGGATTTTATAATCTGCGCCCaatgtaataaatatttttactgcAAACTGGGAGAAAGACAATCGAAAGAGCTGCAGAAGTGTGGCAAATCATTGTGATGGTAACAGATATCCATTAAATGATGGACGTCGAGAAGTAATAGACCGAAGAATTGCAAGGTACATAACCACTGTGGGAGTGATAATTCAAAGAACACGCTTCACTGCTTACGCACAACTACCCATGTATTCGAATAACTGACTCAGTATTCACCCTAAACCTGGCCCGTTTCAAACTTATTGACTGAGGCCACAAATTAAACCCAAGAAGAATGGCACTCGTTATCAATCCCTAACATAAGAAAATGCAGCTTCAGCAGTAAGATTCCAAGTCGATACACAAAAACTCAAACTCCTTGAGAAACCCATAAGAAAGCGGAAAATTGCGCAAAAAACAACAGCTGGAACAAATAAGAATTGTAACAGTAGAAAAGTAATCTGCGAAAATGGGTACACTGCGCTTGGAAGCTAACCTGAGACGCGTCCCTGAGGAGAAAGGATTCATGATTGAGTTCAAATCGAACCTCCAAAAAAGGTATCCAAGATCGGAATGAATACAAGAAGCAAGGCGTAATTAAGCAGAGATGTGGAGATTATGCAGCGATTAGAACATTGTGACGAAGAAATCCGAGATCCAAACGGGTTTTGGAGAGATCTGGAACGGGAAGTAGAGAGAGTTTGGATCTGAAGATACGTTCAAGCTTGTGTCGGGCTCCTCCTTCCCACTTCTGATGAATGCGCCTAGCTCTTCAACGTTGTGATCAAAACTTAgaacatcaaaataaaattaaaaatttaataaaattaataaattaaaatttaaaaaaaaaaattaaaaaaataatatatatatatatataaatgaattaaaaacaCAAGGAGaatatttttccctttttctttttttttttttttcctttttttgagGAGTTTTCATTAACGAGAGTGGTGGGTTAACTGGATCAGAGTTGGACAAATCTAGCACAAGTCTTGTATGCTCTAGCACAAGTCttgtatgtatgtgtatatCATACACCTTGTCGACCCCGCATACACCTTGTCGACCCCGAATACAACGACcaatttttagtaaaattaaaCGACGTAGTTTAGATATCGCTTTTATGTTAAATGTGTTAAATAAATTCTTGTATATGTCTTGTACTTTTTCcacaataatattaaaagaaacaaaatatatctCAAATTTGATATATTCCCATGAGAATTTTGTGTTATCCCAAAtcaaaaaaagataaataaatttttattattatataggAGAGatgtatttaaataattattgctttaaaagtattatataGCAATTCCAGTAACTTAGGTTCATATTCAGGAAAAGTAGATCCTGTTCTAATAGCTCCAAACAAATTATGCACACAAAAGCAAGCTGCAATGTATCATTATGCACACAAAAGCAAGCTGCAATGTATCATTATGCACACAATAAATACAACTCATAAAGCTTTCAACCATAAGAAGCAGTAGATTACTGCTACTACAACAACTAAAGAATCACAACACCACCAAAAAATGAGCATCAAAATCAAGCATTTTATGCAATGCGGCCAAGAGTTCCTCCTATACAAGTTAATGCTACCCCTCTTCCCACCCCCTCCCCCTACTGTATAAAACGCGCCACTATCGACATCGTGGGCGTTAGAAGTTAATAAATGATGCTGTTGTTATTATATACAGAAGGGAACTCTAGTTGTTGAGGATATTGACGAAAACACCAATGTCGCTCTTCAAGTTGATAAAACCGGTTCTCAAGTGCTGGCTGATTTCTAAGAGGCAGAAAACTGCATCAGCAAGGCCTTACACCGTGAATCAAGTTGTCGGACCATGATGACCAAATCTCCAAATGGAAGTCTCATAGAGGATCCTTTGAAAGAAGCAGGCATTCTTGTGGTGAACATGAGAGAATGATCATCCACTACCTTCATCATCAACTCGTATGGCTTCTCCACCAAATCCTGTGTAAGAAGAAGCAAGCAAGCACTTTGATGGTAAATGTTTTTCCTATTCAAAAAACACTCTCAAAACAAACACGCATCTGTGGTAGTTGCCGAGATCTTGAACATGACGAAGAAGCGAGGCATTGCAGCAATCTTACGACATCGGAAGTATCATCGAGGTAAAACTTTGCCTTGCTTGGCTTTCGCCCGACAGTGCAGGCAAAAATTTCTGGAGCGGAAGGCAGTGAGGGACTGGACACGGTGCTTAATATGCTCTCGAACATATCTTCATCTGATCTGTCATCTCCAATGCACATTACAAAATCAGGTGGTCTTCCGCTATCCACCATCCTCGACAGAACCTTTTCTGCGACCAGCCCTTTGCTTACTCCCTGCGAGTAACAAACAGCTCAAGAAGATATTCCACAGGATGTATGCTAATTTGATAAGATAGAtaaggtaaaataaaataaaaaataaaaaacctgTGGCTTCACTTCAACAATATGTTGGCCCCTTTTAACGACGGCTGGTTCATTGGCAAGTACATTTTCCAGATGGTTCAGCAACTCCTTAGCTTGACAGGATCCGAAGTCCGAATCGGCATCTTGGTGATGCCAGACTAAAGCACTCTCTTTGGATTCTATGCTCGACCCATCTGTTGCTTCCATGTATAATCTCATCACTGGCTCTACAATTTTAATCCAGTCCAGATCAGAAGATAACGGACTGGTTTCCCATTCTGAAGTTCCACCCCACCTGCAAAAGGTAAGAAGCTTGAAAATTCGACCCCAAGAAACTAGCACTACAAGAAGCTAAACATTAATCGAACATTTTGATCAATTACCTTATGAAGTGCCCATGTTCTGCTGCAATCCCCAACAACTCACAAGAGGCAAACCACTCACCTAAAGAACTTCTCCCCCTCCCACTAACAATGAACACAGTATTACAGGGATCATTGCAAAGCGTAGTCAAGACAGAGATAATTTCAGGGCTCGGTGTCTTAATTATAGAGCTCTGTGGAATGATAGTGCCATCGTAATCCAAAAATATCGCCCTTCTATGAGTTCTTTTGTAAGCTGAGACAATGTGATCAATTGTTAACTTCCTAAACTCAGGAGAAAGGGAAACAACTCTAAAACGCAGACCCAAACCAATTCCCCAGCACCGTTTACTATAGTGATCTTGACATGCTCTGACTAAATCTTGCATAAAACTACGAGACCAATACCCTATATCATGGGTACTGACATAACGATAATGTTTCTCATGCCGCAACTGCTTCTCGGACTCCTGCATGGTCATGGCTAGTTCCAAGGCATCGGCAACAGCATCAATGTCCCAAGGGTTAACCCTGATGGCTCCACTTAAAGAAGGCGAGCAACCAATAAACTCAGACACTACAAGCATACTCGTCCGAGGGGAACCAATTTGTAAGCCCATAGCCTCATCCATAAGAGGAGTTCCTTGCCTACAGACAATATACTTGTATGGAACCAAATTCATACCATCCCTTACAGCACTCACTATGCAGCATTCTGCTAAAGCATAATAAGCAGTCTTCTCAAAACGTGGAACAGGGCGGTCAATCAGAATTACTGGTTTGTAGTTATTTGAACCGTAAGCTTCATTGATCCTTTCAGCAGCCGCGTAGGTTTCCTTCTGAGCTTCATAAACGTCTTTCCCTGAACCCCTTGCAGGGTTCACTATTTGAACTAGGATTATTTTGCCCCGCAACTCAGGACGTTGCCGTAAGAGCTGTTCCACAGCGAGAAGCTTCAGGCTTATACCCTTGAAAATGTCCATGTCATCAATACCAAGTATTAATTTCTTCCCCATGAATTGATCTCGAATTTCTCTGACTTTCGCAAATGTAGATGGAAGATTCATCACCGATTCCAGCCGACCCATGTGAATGCCTACAGGCAGAATTTTGATATATACCGTGCGGCCATAATAATCTAGTCCAATATGTCCCCGCTTAGATTCATAGTCCAAGCCCAACATTCTGCTGCAGCATGAGAGGAAGTGGCGAGCATAATCAAACGTATGAAAACCAACTAAATCACAGTTTAATAGGCCACGGAGAATCTCATCCCGAACTGGTAAAGTTCGATAGATTTCTGAAGACGGAAACGGGCTATGCAGAAAAAATCCGAGTTTAACTCGATTGTAACGCTTCCTCAGGAACGTTGGAAGAAGCATCAAATGATAATCATGAACCCAAACAGAATCTTCCTCAGAATTGATGATTTCCATCACCTTGTCAGCAAATAGTTTATTCGCAGAAACATAGGCTTGCCAAAGCTGCCGATCAAAGCGATCACCGTGCTCTGGGCACATGGGTAGCATGTAATGGAATAAGGGCCATAGCTGCTGTTTACAGAATCCAAGATAAAATTTCTTCTGTAGATCATAAGGAAGAAATGTAGGCACACAGTTAAAATTGTCGAACAACTTCTGAGCAACCTCTTCCTGTTCGTTGGCGTCGATTTCAACCTTGAGGGAACCTATGTATATAACCTCCATCTCAGGTGAAAACCCATCCTTTAGCTGCAATAAAATTGAATCCTCGTCTAAACTGAAGCACCATTTGCCAGATTGACCATCTTTTTTAGCTTGCAAGGGCAACATATTCATAACTATGATTTTCCGCTCACGGCATACAGATGAAGACTCCGAATCTCCGTCATTACTCCCATAATCATCCAATTCAGAAATAATTCCAGGAACAGTCATTACCCGTGGCAAGGACCTAGGCATACGAGGGACATCCAGTAAGTCTCCAGAAGCCAGGCCCAAAAAGTTTGTGGGTGATCTTGATGCCATGGGTTTCGACTATTTTTACTCGTAGTAGCCAATCATAAGGAAGAACCAGAAGACAAAAACTTGATCTGCAAGTAAAGTGCAATGACCCTCAAACCTACATAAAGGGCAACAAAAATTCACGAACTTTATGTTAGATCAGAAACTCTGAGCACCCAAGTAGAAAATCAAGTAGGCACGAACTATATGTGCTAGAAAACTAGATTCGATATCTAACAAACAATTACAACATCCAGAGTGGAGTTGCAAGGAACCAAATCAACCACAAACAGCAGAAGGACCTAGAAGAAATTATTCTAGCTAATTATTATCAGAAACGAGATGGTTCATGAATATGTANAGGGAAACAACTCTAAAACGCAGACCCAAACCAATTCCCCAGCACCGTTTACTATAGTGATCTTGACATGCTCTGACTAAATCTTGCATAAAACTACGAGACCAATACCCTATATCATGGGTACTGACATAACGATAATGTTTCTCATGCCGCAACTGCTTCTCGGACTCCTGCATGGTCATGGCTAGTTCCAAGGCATCGGCAACAGCATCAATGTCCCAAGGGTTAACCCTGATGGCTCCACTTAAAGAAGGCGAGCAACCAATAAACTCAGACACTACAAGCATACTCGTCCGAGGGGAACCAATTTGTAAGCCCATAGCCTCATCCATAAGAGGAGTTCCTTGCCTACAGACAATATACTTGTATGGAACCAAATTCATACCATCCCTTACAGCACTCACTATGCAGCATTCTGCTAAAGCATAATAAGCAGTCTTCTCAAAACGTGGAACAGGGCGGTCAATCAGAATTACTGGTTTGTAGTTATTTGAACCGTAAGCTTCATTGATCCTTTCAGCAGCCGCGTAGGTTTCCTTCTGAGCTTCATAAACGTCTTTCCCTGAACCCCTTGCAGGGTTCACTATTTGAACTAGGATTATTTTGCCCCGCAACTCAGGACGTTGCCGTAAGAGCTGTTCCACAGCGAGAAGCTTCAGGCTTATACCCTTGAAAATGTCCATGTCATCAATACCAAGTATTAATTTCTTCCCCATGAATTGATCTCGAATTTCTCTGACTTTCGCAAATGTAGATGGAAGATTCATCACCGATTCCAGCCGACCCATGTGAATGCCTACAGGCAGAATTTTGATATATACCGTGCGGCCATAATAATCTAGTCCAATATGTCCCCGCTTAGATTCATAGTCCAAGCCCAACATTCTGCTGCAGCATGAGAGGAAGTGGCGAGCATAATCAAACGTATGAAAACCAACTAAATCACAGTTTAATAGGCCACGGAGAATCTCATCCCGAACTGGTAAAGTTCGATAGATTTCTGAAGACGGAAACGGGCTATGCAGAAAAAATCCGAGTTTAACTCGATTGTAACGCTTCCTCAGGAACGTTGGAAGAAGCATCAAATGATAATCATGAACCCAAACAGAATCTTCCTCAGAATTGATGATTTCCATCACCTTGTCAGCAAATAGTTTATTCGCAGAAACATAGGCTTGCCAAAGCTGCCGATCAAAGCGATCACCGTGCTCTGGGCACATGGGTAGCATGTAATGGAATAAGGGCCATAGCTGCTGTTTACAGAATCCAAGATAAAATTTCTTCTGTAGATCATAAGGAAGAAATGTAGGCACACAGTTAAAATTGTCGAACAACTTCTGAGCAACCTCTTCCTGTTCGTTGGCGTCGATTTCAACCTTGAGGGAACCTATGTATATAACCTCCATCTCAGGTGAAAACCCATCCTTTAGCTGCAATAAAATTGAATCCTCGTCTAAACTGAAGCACCATTTGCCAGATTGACCATCTTTTTTAGCTTGCAAGGGCAACATATTCATAACTATGATTTTCCGCTCACGGCATACAGATGAAGACTCCGAATCTCCGTCATTACTCCCATAATCATCCAATTCAGAAATAATTCCAGGAACAGTCATTACCCGTGGCAAGGACCTAGGCATATGAGGGACATCCAGTAAGTCTCCAGAAGCCAGGCCCAAAAAGTTTGTGGGTGATCTTGATGCCATGGGTTTCGACTATTTTTACTCGTAGTAGCCAATCATAAGGAAGAACCAGAAGACAAAA
This genomic window from Cucurbita pepo subsp. pepo cultivar mu-cu-16 chromosome LG01, ASM280686v2, whole genome shotgun sequence contains:
- the LOC111790037 gene encoding probable alpha,alpha-trehalose-phosphate synthase [UDP-forming] 9; the protein is MASRSPTNFLGLASGDLLDVPRMPRSLPRVMTVPGIISELDDYGSNDGDSESSSVCRERKIIVMNMLPLQAKKDGQSGKWCFSLDEDSILLQLKDGFSPEMEVIYIGSLKVEIDANEQEEVAQKLFDNFNCVPTFLPYDLQKKFYLGFCKQQLWPLFHYMLPMCPEHGDRFDRQLWQAYVSANKLFADKVMEIINSEEDSVWVHDYHLMLLPTFLRKRYNRVKLGFFLHSPFPSSEIYRTLPVRDEILRGLLNCDLVGFHTFDYARHFLSCCSRMLGLDYESKRGHIGLDYYGRTVYIKILPVGIHMGRLESVMNLPSTFAKVREIRDQFMGKKLILGIDDMDIFKGISLKLLAVEQLLRQRPELRGKIILVQIVNPARGSGKDVYEAQKETYAAAERINEAYGSNNYKPVILIDRPVPRFEKTAYYALAECCIVSAVRDGMNLVPYKYIVCRQGTPLMDEAMGLQIGSPRTSMLVVSEFIGCSPSLSGAIRVNPWDIDAVADALELAMTMQESEKQLRHEKHYRYVSTHDIGYWSRSFMQDLVRACQDHYSKRCWGIGLGLRFRVVSLSPEFRKLTIDHIVSAYKRTHRRAIFLDYDGTIIPQSSIIKTPSPEIISVLTTLCNDPCNTVFIVSGRGRSSLGEWFASCELLGIAAEHGHFIRWGGTSEWETSPLSSDLDWIKIVEPVMRLYMEATDGSSIESKESALVWHHQDADSDFGSCQAKELLNHLENVLANEPAVVKRGQHIVEVKPQGVSKGLVAEKVLSRMVDSGRPPDFVMCIGDDRSDEDMFESILSTVSSPSLPSAPEIFACTVGRKPSKAKFYLDDTSDVVRLLQCLASSSCSRSRQLPQMRVCFESVF